TGGCGCTGTCGCCGGCTTGGAGGCCGGTCAACGCGTCGGCCGGGTTGAGCGGGTTGGCGACGTTGATGTTCTCGAACAGCGAGGTCAGGTTGATCGTGCCGTAGGGCGTGACCAAGTTGTCGGTGACGCTGCCGAGGGCGCCCGGCGTGGCGGTGTAGACGTTCTCGAAGCCGCCGCCGAAGTTGAGCGCGTCGTAGACCGATCCCACGGTCGGCAAGTCAGCGGAGCCAACGCCCGCCGGTGTCACGTCGGTGACAATCAACTGGGTGTTCGTGAGCCCCAACAGGTTTGTCACGTCAACGCCGGTGTTGATGGTGCCGATCTCCGCAGCCGACGAGCCGCTGCCGCTATAGACGTCGAAGATCTGGGTGGCCAGATCGTTGCCACCGTTGGACGGATCGCCGAGTGACGTACCACCGATGACCAGCAGCGGTGCCGTGGTTGCGAGCGGGGCGACCGTGTTGAAACCTTCGGTTCCCGCCGAGTTGATTGGGTCCAGGGTGGTGCCGGCAATGGTGAAGGCTTCCGGTGCACCGGTGATGCCGTGTGCCTCCAGACCGGTGAACGCGTCGCCGGGGTTCAGCGGGTTCGCCGCGTTGAAGGTGAACAGTGAGCTCAGGTCGTAGCTCTGGCCGGTCGGCGTGATGAACGTGTCGGTGACGGTGCCGTCGTCTCCAGGAGTGGCGACGTAGATGTTCTCGTAGCCGCCGCCGAAGTTCCACGCGTCGTAGACCGAACCAATTGCGGGCAGGCTGGACGCGTCGCCGCCATCGGCCGCCGTGACGCCTGCGACAGTGAACTCGGCGTTGGTGAAGCCGAACAGGTTGGTCACGGTCTCATTGCCCTGAATGCTGCCCAGTTCGGCTCCGCCAGGGCTGTACACATCGAAGTTCTGGGTGGCGAGGGGCAGGCCGAGCGCCGTGCCACCACCCAACTCGAGCAGCGGCGGTGAGGTGGTGAGCTGGTAGACGGGGTTGAAGCCCTCAACGCCCGCTGCGTTGATCGGGTCGAAAACGTAGCTGCCGATGGTGAAGGCGTCGTCGCCCGGGGCCGCCGCGGCGACGGCCACCTGCAGAAATGCGGTGGTCAACAATCCGCCCGTGGCCGCCAAACCGGCCGTGATCAAGCGTCTGTTCATAGGTCTTGCTCCTACTTTCCGTGTGCAGTGATAAGGGGCGGGCGTGGTGTTACTTGTGAGTAACGTCACGGGACCCTACTGAGGAGTAATATAGGAAGTCAATACAAAATCTTGGTTATCTCTCAGGTTCCCAGGCGATTGCCAGCTTATTGACACCGCGTCAGCAGGCTCGCTCCGATCGTTGCGGGCTAACAACTGCAGCTCGGAAGACTGTTCCGGTTCGCGAAAGCAAGTAATGTCCCTGAGTCGAAATGAAGTGGTACTCAGGTGCCACTCAGTCGTCACGGTTCCGCGTCATGTGGTCGGCGGAAAATGCCTATACTTCGAACCGTCCAGAACGGCATTCTCAAATTTGGAGAAGCCGTTTCCACTAGCGCGGAAGCGGGTCGGCATGACGGGAATGTGTGACGGCAAGGTCGCTCTGGTGACCGGGGCGAGCCGCGGATTGGGAAAAGCCATCGCGCAGCGGCTGGCCGCCGAGGGCGCCACAGTCGGACTCACCGCGCGCACGCTGGAACCGGACCCGAAGTACCACGGATCGCTGCAGCAGACTCTCCGTGAGATCAGCACCGCGGGCGGTTCGGCGGTGGCCATCCAGGCGGACCTGTCCAACGCCGAAGACAGGCAGCGGTTATTCGCCGAACTGGTCGAAAAGGTCGGCGCGCCGGACATTCTCGTGAACAACGCCGCCGTGACATTCTTGCGGCCGCTCGACGAGTTCCCGGAGCGTCGCGCCCGCCTGATGATCGAAATGCATGTGCTCGCACCACTACACCTCACTCAATTGGCGATTCCGGCGATGCGCGAACGAGGCCGGGGCTGGGTGCTCAACGTGACTTCGGTCGGAGGCGACCTGCCCGAGGGCCCGCCATTCGCGGAGTTCGACCGAACCGCCGGCTTCGGAATTTACGGGACGGTGAAGTCGGCACTCAATCGACTCACCAAAAGCCTTGCCGCAGAACTCTTCGACGACGGCATTGCGGTGAATGCCGCCGCCCCGTCCAACCCGGTGGCCACTGAGGGGGCCGGCACCCTCGACCTGGCCAAGACCGACACCGAGGACATCGAGCTCATCACCCAGACGGCGCTGACGCTCGTCACCGGCGACCCGGCGACGCTGACCGGACGCATCGCCCACACTCAACCGTTCCTGCGGGAAATCGGGTGGTTGCACTGAACGACGCGCTGTTGGCGCAGTTAGCCGAACGACTTTCGTCACAGCGCGTTTCGGATCTGCACCCGTTGGTGGGCGGCGCATCGAGTCTGACCTTCGCCGGCCGGCGCCACGGCCGGCGCGTCGTCGTCAAGGTTGCCCCGCCCGGAGTTCCGCCCACCGCCCACCGGGACGTGCTACGGCAATCGCGCATGATCAAGACCTTGAGCCCGACCGAGGTACCCGTTCCGCAGGTCCTCTTCGAAGACACCGGCGATCCACCCCTGTTCGTGATGTCGTTCCTTGATGGAATCAGTTGCGAGCCGCTGTTCGATGACGCCGATGCCGGCTCCGAAGATGTTGTCGCGGAGCGCTTTCGGAATGCGGCCGCGACGCTCGCCCGACTGCACGGTCTCGAACCGGGAGATCACGACCTGGCCGGCGAGCCGGTGGTCGGACCGCTCGAGGAGGTCGAGCGGTGGTGTCGCACACTGGAAACCGTCGACCCGACGCTGGCGCCGGGGTGGTCCGACGTCGCCGACGCGCTACGCGACAAGGCACCGCCGAGCCTCCGGCCCGCGATCGTGCACGGCGACTTCCGGCTCGGCAATCTGCTTGCAGACAGCGATCGAATCACTGCCGTCATCGACTGGGAGATCTGGTCGGTGGGCGATCCCCGCGTCGACGCCGGATGGTTCCTGATCAACTGCGACCCGCAGACCTACCGGCGCCCGACGCGGTACGGCGCGGCGGTCCCGCCGCTCGAGGAGCTTGTCACGATTTATCGCGATGCGATGAAAATGGAAGTGCCGGAACTGGATTGGTTCTGCGCTCTGGCGTGCTTCAAGTCGACGGCGACATGGTCGCTGATCGTCAAGCACAACCGGCGAAGGGAAGTGCCGGATGCGGGGCTGGAAGAGATGGCGCCGGTAGTGCCGCGACTGCTCGCGCGAGCGGGCGACCTGCTCGATTAGTTGTGCGGAACGCCGTTCACGTCGGGCCCGGTGTCGGAGAACCCCTGCTGGATTCCCGCGGCGATCTGGCCGGCCGGCGGGGTGAAGAACTGGACGATCGGTCCCTGGGGGATCGGGTCGTGGCACTCGCAACTGAGGTCGCCGAACGACGCGGGGTCGGCGAATGCCGGTGCGGCCACACCGAGGCCGGCGGCTACGGCGATACCCGCTGTGACGAGGACTTTTGTGATCATTGAGATTCTCCCAGATGCGATTGCCCCCATGATACCGGCTGCCGCCGTCGGCTCGTCGCGCAAATCTGCGACACCGATCAGCCGGCGAACTGCGGGCAGTACGCGCCCACGGCGGCCCCGACGAAGTACCCGGCGTGGTACGGGTCGAGGCCGCTGCGGTCGATGACCTCTTGCGCGACGTCGTCCTTGGTCCGTCCCCTGCCGAGCTCCGTGCAGACCTGATGGGCGGCGTCGATGGCCGCCTCGGCCGACTTGTAATTGATGCCGCGAGACTGCAGCGCCGCCAGGAACCGGTCGTCGAGAGGATCGGCGCGAACGTCGGCGACCAACGGTCCGAGCAGAGCTCCGGTGAGCACCGCAAGGCCCGCGAGTGCCCGGCCCGCCGAAATGCCGGCTCGTGTCATGCAGGCGCCTTTCTGCGCAAAGGAGACATCGGGTGACCCCGGTCCGCACATTAGCGGCGGATGTGAGTCGGCGATGGATTAACCGCGCGGAATTCCCGCGAGTTTGTCGGCAAACTTTTCCTCGGCGGCCTGGCGCAGGCGCAGGATGTGTTCGGACGGAAACACATCGGGTGATGGTGTGCAGTCCTTGAGTAGCAGCCTCGCCAACGTGACCTTGTGCACCTCGGTCGGACCATCGGCCAGGCCCAATACGAACGATTCGGTGAGGTACTGCACGAACGGCATCTCGTGCGACGTCCCGAGCGATCCGTGGATCTGCAACGCTCGCGAGGATACGTCGTGCAGCACCTTCTGCATCATCGCCTTGACGGCCGAAATGTCGCCTCGCACAGCCTGATAGTCGTTGAATTGATCGATCTTCCACGCGGTCTGCAGGGTTAGCAGCCGGAACGCCTCGATCTCCATCCACGAGTCGGCGACCATCTCCTGCACCATCTGTTTGTCGGCCAGCACGCTGCCCTGGGTATAGCGCGACACCGCGCGCTCGCAGATCATGTCGTAGATCCGGCGCACCAGTCCGACGGTGCGCATGGCGTGGTGGATGCGTCCGCCACCCAATCGGGTCTGCGCCACCGCGAACGCGCCACCGCGCGGGCCAAGCATGTGGTCGTCGGGAACGCGCACGTTCTCGTAACGGACGTAGCCTTCCCGGCCACCACCGCCGAGCGGCTGATATCCGAGCCCGACGTCGCGCAGCACATTGATGCCCGGGGTGTCGCCCGGTAATACGAACATCGAATAACGTTGATAAGGCGAGGCTTCCGGGTCGGTCATCGCCATCACGATGATGAACGACGCCATCGACGCGAACGAGGAATACCACTTTTCGCCGTTGATCACCCAGTGGTCGCCGTCCCGCGTGGCAGTGGTGGTGAACACCTTCGGGTCTGCGCCGCCCTGCGGTTCGGTCATCGAGAAGCAGGAGATGATCCGGTTGTCCAGCAGCGGCTCCAGGTAACGCTGCTTGAGTTCGGGCGTGCCGTAGTGAGCCAGGATCTCACTGTTCCCGGAATCCGGTGCCTGCGAGCCGAATACGATCGGCGCGCACTCCGACCGGCCGAGGATCTCATTGAGCAACGCCAGCTTGACCTGCCCGAAACCGGGGCCGCCCAGGTGCGGACCGAGATGCGTCGCCCACAGCCCGCGCTCCTTGACGATCTTCTGCAGCGGCGGAATGAGGGCCTGGCGGACGGGATCGTTGAGGTCGTGCGACTCCTTGATGATCAGGTCGATGGGTTCGCACTCCCCACGCACGAATTCGTCGACCCACTTCAGTTGCGCCGCCCACTCCGGGTCAGTGGAGAAGTCCCAAGCCATGAGAGTCCTTTCGCTTCTGCGTTGCGGAGGCCGCGCTCTGTCGCACGACGCCGGCATTGGTCAACTCAGTGATCGCGTCGGCGTCGAGACCCAGCCCGGCCAGCACCGCGTGGGTGTGGTCACCCGGAAGCGCCGGCGACTTCGGCTGGGCGGCAACGGTTCGCGAGAACCGGGGCGCTGGAGCCTGCTGCGGGACGCCGTCGACCTCGATGAAGGTGCCGCGCGCGACGTTGTGTGGATGATCGGGCGCCTCGGTGATCGTGAGTACCGGTGTGGCGCAGGTCCCGGGCGTGCCGAGTCGGTCCTCCCACTCGGCACGGGTCCTCTGCGCAATGCGCTCCGCCAGCGCATTGCGGTGTGCTCGCCATGCCTCGGGCGCATCGGCATCGTGCGGCACGTCGACGCCGAGGCGTTGGCACAGCTCGGCATAGAACTGCGGCTCGATCGCGCCGACGGCGACGTGCTTGTCGTCGGCGGTCCGGTACACCCCGTAGAAATGCGCAGCGCCGTCAAGGATGTTGTCGCCCCGCCGATCTCGCCAGGTACCGGCATGTACCATGCCGTAGTACGGCGCCATCATGGTCGCCGCCCCGTCCACCATCGCGACATCGAGCACCTGACCCTCGCCGGATCGGCGAGCCTCCAGGATGCCGCTGAGCAGCCCGATCGCCAACAGCATGCCGCCCCCGCCGTAATCGCCGATGAGATTCAAAGGCGGAACGGGTGTTTCGGCGCTGCCGATGCTGTGCAGCGCGCCGGTCAGCGCGATGTAGTTGATGTCGTGGCCGGCGCGATCGGCGTACGGGCCGTCCTGTCCGTACCCGGTCATTCGCGCGTAAACCAGTCGCGGGTTCGCGGCGCGCAACTCGTCGGGACCGATGCCGAGTCGTTCGGCCACCCCGGGCCGGAACACGTCGACGAACGCATCGGCGTCAATCACCAAGCGGCGCACAAGTTCCGGTCCGCGAGCATCTTTCATGTCGACCGCGATCGAGCGCTGGTTGCGCCGGACCGTGTAGTCGATCGGTAGCGCGCCATCGACTTCGCGCACCTGGTCGACGCGGACCACCTCGGCCCCGAGGTCGCCGAGCAGCATTCCGCAGAACGGGCCCGGCCCGAGTCCGCCCATCATCACGACGCGCACGCCGTGCAGTGGGCCCGTCACGACGACCACGACTGCCGACGCGCGGCGGCCTCCTCGGTCGCATGGCTGAGCACCTGGTTGCGGTTCTCGAGTTCCAGGGCGGGGCCGAGGCCGGCGGCATCGGTGTTGACCTGCAACGCACGTTTGGTCAGTTGGACGCCGAGCGGGGTGAGTTCGGCTATCTGCGTTGCGATGTCGAGCGCGCGATCGGCGAGTTCCTCGGGCTCGGTGATCTCGCTGACCAGGCCGCGGCGATCGGCCTCCTCGGCGGTGACCGTCCGGCCGGTCAACATCCAGTCGGCCGCGACGCTGACGCCGACGATGCGCGGCAGAAAGTAGCTCATCCCCATCTCGGCGCCGGACAGGCCGAGCAGAATCGCGGCGTTCCCGAATGTCGCTGCGGTGGAGCAGATTCGGATATCCGCGGCAAGGCACAGCGCAAGCCCCGCGCCGACGCACGGGCCGTTGACGGCGGCGATCACCGGCTGCGGCATGTCGCGAATGGCTTGCGGAAGCGCAGCCATCGATTCCTGAAAACGGAGCCGGTCGATCGCGGGCGCCGTCGCCTCCGGTATGCCAGGGCCGAAGTCGCGGATGTCGATGCCGGAGCAGAAGCCACGACCGGCGCCGGTGACGATGACTGCGTGGACCGAGGAATCGGAGCCCAGCTCGGTGCAGGTGTTGAGCAGATCGCCGGCCACTGCCTCGTTGATCGCGTTGAGTCGTTCGGGCCGATTCAGGTGCAGCACGACCACGCCGGCATGCGGTCGCTGCACGCTCACCGTCGCGGTCAATCGAGCCCCCTTCGTCACGAGCCCTGGAACACCCATTCGCGCTTTAGGAGAATGCTATTCTTCTCGACCGCGCGGGCGCAACGGAACTAGACGAAGTCCGATCCGCCGTCGACGTTGACCGTCGCGCCCGTGACGTACCCGTTCCGCTTCGAGGCCAGGTAGGTGGTGATCGACGCGATCTCCTCGGGCAGGCCGGCCCGCCCTAGGTCGCAGGGCTGGTGGAAGTTGTTCTCGATCCAGGTCATAACGTCGCGCGGATCGGATGCGTCGAGGCCGTCGGCGGCCAGGATGTCCTTGAGGTTTTCGGTGAAGCTCGCGGTGACGATGGTCCCCGGGCAGACGCAGTTCACTAGGATGCCGTCCTTGGCAAGGCTTTTCGACAGGTTCTTCGTGACGCTGGACAGCGCAGCCTTCGAGGCGGTGTAAGCGACGATGCGCGGACTTTGCCGCTGAATCGAGTGCGCGGACAGCGTGACGATGCGGCCCCAGTCCGCGGCCCGCAGCAGCGGCAACGCGGCCCGCACCGACCGGACGCCGGACATCGTGCCCAGCGTGAAGGCAGCGTCCCAGTCGGAGTCCTCCATCTGCTCGAAGAACCCGTCACCGGGTCCGATGGTGTGCACCAGACTGTTCACCCGGCCCCAGCGCTTGGCCACCTGGTCGAAGCCGGCGGCGATCGACGCGGCGTCGGTCATGTCCACGCTGATCCCGACGGCGTCGGGCGCGCCCGCCGCGCGCAGCGACTCGACCGCGGCATCGAGCGCGGCCTGACCGCGCGCCATCACGGCGACGCTGGCGCCGTCGGCGGCGAGCGTCTGCGCGATCGCCAAACCCATGCCTTTGCTGCCGCCGGTGACGACGGCGGTCGATCCGGCCAATCCCAGGTCCATTGCTGCTCCTTATTTTCGGACGATGTTGTCGATCGTGTCGGGCTGCACGCCGAGTCCGCGCAGACAAAACCTCAGGGCGCGGCGGCGGACATCGGCGCGTTCGAAACCGCCTGCGGTCCAATGCTGTTCGGTGCTGGACCACACCACGCCCTGAATGGATCGGGCCTCGCTCACCGGATCGACGTCGTGGAAGACGCCGTCGGTGAGGCCTCGGCGCAGTTGGTCGATCAGCGGCGTGAGCATCTCCTCGAACGCGGGCTGGATCAGCTCCGGTGCGGCGAACATCTGCGACTGCGCCTCCAGCGAGAGGCGGCGTAGGTCGGACTTGATGCTTTCGTCGAAGGCCAGGTCGAGGCGGCCGTCGATCCACGCAGCCACCGCCTCGACCGGGCCGGCGGCCCTGGACATCTTCCGGTGCAGGCGGCGACTCTCGGCCCGGGCCATGTCGAGGAAGACCGCTGCGATCACGTGGTCCTTGGAGTCGAAATGCCGGTAGAACGCACGGGTGCTCAATTCGGCGCGATCGAGGACCGCGGCGACGCTCAGCCTGCGGACGCCGTGTTCGCGCAGGGCCTCCGTGGCGGCGGACATGATGATGCGATGCACGTCGGGGTCGGGCGCAAGCTTGCTGCGTCGCCGCGTGCGTGGGGCAGTCATCCGGTCGCCTTAACTGAGAACGATATTTTCATTTAACGCTCGATCACTGTGACAGCGGTCTGCCGACGTTGTCAACGACAGGTTTTGCGACCTCGTGTTCCACTCCCGAAGCCCGAACGGTATGAAAGACGGGTGACCGCACTCGAGACGGCAGACGGCGCGACGATCCTCCGGTTCGACTCCGCTCCGGTGAACGCGTCCGATCTGGACATGCTGAACGTCATCATCGACTCGATGGGCCGCGTCGAGGGGCCGGTCGTGCTGACTGGGGCCGGGCGCGCGTTCTCCGCCGGTGTCGACCTGCGGGCTCTGGTCGACGGCGGCGCCGACTACGCCGAGAAGTTCGTCGTCGCGCTGTCGGAGGCGTTCCTTGCGATCTACAACCACCCCGCGCCCGTGGTCGCGGCGATCAACGGGCACGCGATCGCCGGTGGCTGTGTGTTGGCGATGTGCGCCGACGTCCGGCTGATGTCGGGCGGGACGATCGGCCTGACCGAGTTGTCCGTCGGGGTGCCGTTCCCTGTCGCGGCGCTGGAGATCTGCCGCGGCGCGATGGGCGCCTCAGCTACCCGGGCGGCGTTGGGCGCCAAGACAATCGACGCCGATACCGCGCTGGCTCTCGGCTGGGTCGACGAGGTGGTCGGTAAGGACGAGTTGCTCGACCGGGCGCTGGCCACCGCGCGTGAGCTGGGTCAGTACTCGCCGGCCGCCTACGCCGCCACCAAAGCTCAGCTGCACGCGCCGGTGCACGCCGCCGTCGACGCCGGCGCGGCGGCCGAGGCGGACGTGCGGGCCAGTTGGATCTCCGAGGAGACGCGCGGCCGTATCGTCGGATTCCTGGACGCGCTGGCCCGCGGTCGATGAGGTGAGTCTCTGGATCGCCCGGACCGAGTGCATTATCGGCGAGGACATCCCCGCCCCGCCGAGCGAGGTCCGCGACTTCTATGTCGACTTGGGCAACATCAAAGACTTTCATCCACTGGTGGTGTCGGTCGAAATGCTGTCGCACGACCAGCACGCCGACGGCTATCAGACGACGTACCGGGTACGCGATCGTATTCCGCTGGGCCCGTTGACGATCGGCATCACATACTGGGCCCGGGTGCAGGTCCCCACAGGAGGAAACGTGCTCACCGAGGCGCGTCAATTCCCACGGGTCCGGCTCAACGGGGTCGTGAGCTTCGAGCCGACCGAGAAGGGCACACGCCTCACCGAACGTCTGACGATCGCCGCGCCGCGATTGCTCGCCGCGACTACCGCGCGCGAGGCGGTCGACGCCCATGTCGCGATGCTGGCCGGCATCCGAAGTCACTTCGAAAGCCGCTGAACATCAGGCCAATTGCCGGCGCAGTTCCGTCTTGAGCACTTTGCCGTAGCTGTTCTTCGGCAACTCGTCCACCACCAGATACCGCTTCGGGCGTTTGAATCGGGCGATACGGGCCAGCAGGTGCGCGTCGAGGTCGACGGGGTCCGCCGCCCCGACGATGAACGCCACGACGACCTCGCCCCACTCCTGGTCGGGTGCCCCGACCACGCACGCCTCGGACACGCCGGGGTGTTCGAGCAGTGCCTCCTCCACCTCGCGCGGGTAGATGTTGGACCCGCCACTGATCACGACGTCCTTCGACCGGTCGTGCAGCGTCAGGTAGCCGCGCGCGTCGAAGGAGCCCATGTCGCCGGTGCGCAGCCAGCCGTCGCGCAGCGTGTCCGCGGTGGCAGCGGGGTCACGCCAGTAGCCGCCCATCACAACGTCTCCGCGACAGACGATTTCGCCGATCTCGTCCGCTTCGGCCGGCGTGCCGTCGGCGCGTTGCACCGCGACGTCGGTGCCGGACCGCGGATAGCCGACCGATCCGAGAATCGCGTCGTCCGCGGTCTCGTAGTCGACGCGGCGCAACCCGGTGATCGTCATCGGCGCCTCACCCTGGCCGTAGATCTGGGTGAACACGGGGCCGAACGCCGTGAGCGCCTTCTTGATGCTGTCGACATACATCGGGCCGCCGCCGTAGACGATGGTCCGTAGTTTGCTCGGGCGCGGCCGGCCCGTCTCGACCACGCGCTGCACCATGGTTGGCGCCAGGAATGCGCTGCAGCCGGGGTGGTACTCGCAGAGGTCGAGAAAGTCCGATGGTTCGAATCCGCCGCGCTCCGAGATCACTTGGCGCGCACCGCGTGCGACGTAAGCCGGGATGTACAGGCCCGAGCCGTGCGACATCGGCGCGGCGTGGATCAGGCTGCAATCCTGGTCCGGCGCATCCATATCGGCAAGATGCGCGACCGTCATGGCCATCAGGTTGCGATGACTGAGCATGGCGCCTTTGGAGCGGCCGGTCGTGCCGCTGGTGTAGAACAGCCAGGCCAGCGTCGCGGGGTCGGTGCTCGGCGCGGCAGCGGGCGCAGAGTCAAATCTCACCGAGTACTGTTCGGAGTCAATGACTTCCGTCGACCCTGCCAGAGTGGTCGCGATTTTCGGCGACGCAAAGACGTGTGCGGCCTCGGCGTCGGCGAGGATCTGGGTCATCTCGCGGGGATGTAGCTTGTAGTTGATCGGTACCGCGACGCATTCGGCGGCCCAGATGCCGAACAACAACTCGACGATCTCCGGCCGGTTCTCGCTGGCAATCGCTATACGCGCGCCTGCAGCGTGGTCGCGGCGGATCGATCC
The sequence above is a segment of the Candidatus Mycobacterium wuenschmannii genome. Coding sequences within it:
- a CDS encoding SDR family NAD(P)-dependent oxidoreductase, encoding MTGMCDGKVALVTGASRGLGKAIAQRLAAEGATVGLTARTLEPDPKYHGSLQQTLREISTAGGSAVAIQADLSNAEDRQRLFAELVEKVGAPDILVNNAAVTFLRPLDEFPERRARLMIEMHVLAPLHLTQLAIPAMRERGRGWVLNVTSVGGDLPEGPPFAEFDRTAGFGIYGTVKSALNRLTKSLAAELFDDGIAVNAAAPSNPVATEGAGTLDLAKTDTEDIELITQTALTLVTGDPATLTGRIAHTQPFLREIGWLH
- a CDS encoding TetR/AcrR family transcriptional regulator, giving the protein MTAPRTRRRSKLAPDPDVHRIIMSAATEALREHGVRRLSVAAVLDRAELSTRAFYRHFDSKDHVIAAVFLDMARAESRRLHRKMSRAAGPVEAVAAWIDGRLDLAFDESIKSDLRRLSLEAQSQMFAAPELIQPAFEEMLTPLIDQLRRGLTDGVFHDVDPVSEARSIQGVVWSSTEQHWTAGGFERADVRRRALRFCLRGLGVQPDTIDNIVRK
- a CDS encoding enoyl-CoA hydratase/isomerase family protein, whose amino-acid sequence is MGVPGLVTKGARLTATVSVQRPHAGVVVLHLNRPERLNAINEAVAGDLLNTCTELGSDSSVHAVIVTGAGRGFCSGIDIRDFGPGIPEATAPAIDRLRFQESMAALPQAIRDMPQPVIAAVNGPCVGAGLALCLAADIRICSTAATFGNAAILLGLSGAEMGMSYFLPRIVGVSVAADWMLTGRTVTAEEADRRGLVSEITEPEELADRALDIATQIAELTPLGVQLTKRALQVNTDAAGLGPALELENRNQVLSHATEEAAARRQSWSS
- a CDS encoding beta strand repeat-containing protein, which translates into the protein MNRRLITAGLAATGGLLTTAFLQVAVAAAAPGDDAFTIGSYVFDPINAAGVEGFNPVYQLTTSPPLLELGGGTALGLPLATQNFDVYSPGGAELGSIQGNETVTNLFGFTNAEFTVAGVTAADGGDASSLPAIGSVYDAWNFGGGYENIYVATPGDDGTVTDTFITPTGQSYDLSSLFTFNAANPLNPGDAFTGLEAHGITGAPEAFTIAGTTLDPINSAGTEGFNTVAPLATTAPLLVIGGTSLGDPSNGGNDLATQIFDVYSGSGSSAAEIGTINTGVDVTNLLGLTNTQLIVTDVTPAGVGSADLPTVGSVYDALNFGGGFENVYTATPGALGSVTDNLVTPYGTINLTSLFENINVANPLNPADALTGLQAGDSAIGANAFTLDGLTFNPLTADFTQPGDFGLVTGEGFNPVYQLTGAAPLLNLGGGTPTLDLGFGPISLTLAQQDFNVYDGAGNAIGAIDTNDQVTNLLGLTNAEFTVTHLGDVLSVPGDSSSIADLIPAADGATLPAVGTVYDVLNLGGGVENIYTAIPGLDGAASTIHDILVTPLGNLDLGSLFGGIDATALLNPGDAFTAGLEALTNGLTEAGAGAATAFDPLSFLGL
- a CDS encoding phosphotransferase family protein, with translation MNDALLAQLAERLSSQRVSDLHPLVGGASSLTFAGRRHGRRVVVKVAPPGVPPTAHRDVLRQSRMIKTLSPTEVPVPQVLFEDTGDPPLFVMSFLDGISCEPLFDDADAGSEDVVAERFRNAAATLARLHGLEPGDHDLAGEPVVGPLEEVERWCRTLETVDPTLAPGWSDVADALRDKAPPSLRPAIVHGDFRLGNLLADSDRITAVIDWEIWSVGDPRVDAGWFLINCDPQTYRRPTRYGAAVPPLEELVTIYRDAMKMEVPELDWFCALACFKSTATWSLIVKHNRRREVPDAGLEEMAPVVPRLLARAGDLLD
- a CDS encoding SDR family NAD(P)-dependent oxidoreductase, whose amino-acid sequence is MDLGLAGSTAVVTGGSKGMGLAIAQTLAADGASVAVMARGQAALDAAVESLRAAGAPDAVGISVDMTDAASIAAGFDQVAKRWGRVNSLVHTIGPGDGFFEQMEDSDWDAAFTLGTMSGVRSVRAALPLLRAADWGRIVTLSAHSIQRQSPRIVAYTASKAALSSVTKNLSKSLAKDGILVNCVCPGTIVTASFTENLKDILAADGLDASDPRDVMTWIENNFHQPCDLGRAGLPEEIASITTYLASKRNGYVTGATVNVDGGSDFV
- a CDS encoding enoyl-CoA hydratase/isomerase family protein: MTALETADGATILRFDSAPVNASDLDMLNVIIDSMGRVEGPVVLTGAGRAFSAGVDLRALVDGGADYAEKFVVALSEAFLAIYNHPAPVVAAINGHAIAGGCVLAMCADVRLMSGGTIGLTELSVGVPFPVAALEICRGAMGASATRAALGAKTIDADTALALGWVDEVVGKDELLDRALATARELGQYSPAAYAATKAQLHAPVHAAVDAGAAAEADVRASWISEETRGRIVGFLDALARGR
- a CDS encoding SRPBCC family protein, with the translated sequence MSLWIARTECIIGEDIPAPPSEVRDFYVDLGNIKDFHPLVVSVEMLSHDQHADGYQTTYRVRDRIPLGPLTIGITYWARVQVPTGGNVLTEARQFPRVRLNGVVSFEPTEKGTRLTERLTIAAPRLLAATTAREAVDAHVAMLAGIRSHFESR
- a CDS encoding acyl-CoA dehydrogenase family protein, which codes for MAWDFSTDPEWAAQLKWVDEFVRGECEPIDLIIKESHDLNDPVRQALIPPLQKIVKERGLWATHLGPHLGGPGFGQVKLALLNEILGRSECAPIVFGSQAPDSGNSEILAHYGTPELKQRYLEPLLDNRIISCFSMTEPQGGADPKVFTTTATRDGDHWVINGEKWYSSFASMASFIIVMAMTDPEASPYQRYSMFVLPGDTPGINVLRDVGLGYQPLGGGGREGYVRYENVRVPDDHMLGPRGGAFAVAQTRLGGGRIHHAMRTVGLVRRIYDMICERAVSRYTQGSVLADKQMVQEMVADSWMEIEAFRLLTLQTAWKIDQFNDYQAVRGDISAVKAMMQKVLHDVSSRALQIHGSLGTSHEMPFVQYLTESFVLGLADGPTEVHKVTLARLLLKDCTPSPDVFPSEHILRLRQAAEEKFADKLAGIPRG
- a CDS encoding CaiB/BaiF CoA transferase family protein; the encoded protein is MTGPLHGVRVVMMGGLGPGPFCGMLLGDLGAEVVRVDQVREVDGALPIDYTVRRNQRSIAVDMKDARGPELVRRLVIDADAFVDVFRPGVAERLGIGPDELRAANPRLVYARMTGYGQDGPYADRAGHDINYIALTGALHSIGSAETPVPPLNLIGDYGGGGMLLAIGLLSGILEARRSGEGQVLDVAMVDGAATMMAPYYGMVHAGTWRDRRGDNILDGAAHFYGVYRTADDKHVAVGAIEPQFYAELCQRLGVDVPHDADAPEAWRAHRNALAERIAQRTRAEWEDRLGTPGTCATPVLTITEAPDHPHNVARGTFIEVDGVPQQAPAPRFSRTVAAQPKSPALPGDHTHAVLAGLGLDADAITELTNAGVVRQSAASATQKRKDSHGLGLLH
- a CDS encoding DUF732 domain-containing protein, whose product is MTRAGISAGRALAGLAVLTGALLGPLVADVRADPLDDRFLAALQSRGINYKSAEAAIDAAHQVCTELGRGRTKDDVAQEVIDRSGLDPYHAGYFVGAAVGAYCPQFAG